Part of the Nitrospirota bacterium genome is shown below.
GATCCTGCTCATGAAGCAAATTCAACTCGCGACGCAAGAAAAGCCGTTCAAGTGGGATGTCTCCCTCGTCTCGCCAACAGAGCCTGTGACGCCGGAAGCGTCACCCTCGAGCCAGGCTCAGGCCCAGCCAGCCCCCGCTCCCAGCCTGCAACAGACTGTACCGGCACAACAGCCCCAGTCGCCACAGCCTCCCGCGCCACAGACTACTCCATCGATTACTGAACGGACCGTCACTCCAGTGGTCCCAAAGACTCCTGTATCGCCTCCACCACAACCGGCTGAGCCGATCAAACATGAAACTGTGGCGCCGATGGTCACAGAGGCCCCAGCCGTCAGAAAGCCAACCGAAGCGCCGGTGACCGTTCCTGCAAAACCTGCGGCGCAGACGCCTCCGCCCGCGCCGCCCGCAATCCTTGAACAGACAGCCAAACCTGACGTAGTGCCAACGCAGACTGCCGCGATCGCCCCTGCGCCGGCGAACGAACCGACGAAGCGAGACTATGGATGGCTCTCTGAGGCAATTTTACGACGCGTAGAAGAATTGAAACGCTACCCAGCCGCAGCGCGAATCGATCGAGCCGAGGGAAGGGTCGTGGTGAAAGCGGTGATCAACGAAGATGGCAGCGTCGGCGAGATCGAGGTCGCTCAGAGTTCCGGATTCCCCAGCCTCGACAAGGCCGCGATGGAAACCATCAGACAGGCAGCGCCCTTCCACCTGCCTCATCCACTGGGCCGGCCACGATTGACGATCAAGATTCCCATCAGCTATCGATTGGACCGATGAGACACCGCGTCAGGGTTTGCGAATCCGATCCCGCAACCCTGAAGACACATGGACCAGGCCGTCACGATCGACGATAACGGCCTCGACATCCGGCAAGGCTTCGACAAGCCTCATTCCCGGCTCAGCCCCCATCACAAAGATCCCCGTGTCCAACCCATCGGCCCAGACCCCTTCTTTCGCAATCACCGTCACACTCTGACAAGCGCGCGCCGGCTGGAGCGTGAGCGGATCGAGAATGTGATGATACCGGACCCCGTCCCGCTCAAAGAACCGTTCGTAATCCCCGGCGGTTGAAATGGCTTCGTCCTGTAAATCGATCCAGGCCAGTACCGCACCCTCCTGTCGCGGGTGCTGGATGCCAACGGGAAACGGCTTTCCGCCCGGTAACCGGCCGAATGTTTTGATATCCCCTGAAAGCGCGACAACCCCAGCAGCAGCTCCAGCCTTCTGCATGGCCGTCACCGCTTGATCTGCTGCGTACCCCTTGCCAATCCCTCCCACATCGATCCTCATCCCTATTTTCTCAAGATAAATCGTCCGGTCCCGCTCGTTCACATGGACCGCTCGCAGATCCACCAAGGAACGGAGGGCCTCCAGTTCAGATGCCGCCGGTATCCGTTGCGCCTCGGTCACGCGCCAGGCATCGACCGCCGGCCCGATGGCAATGTTGAAGCCGCCACCGGTCATCTCCGCTGCCTGCATCGCGCGCTGAACGACCGTCAACGTGTCGAGACTCACAGGGACCGGCATAACTCCCGCCGCAGCATTGACGCGGGACAGTTCGCTCGTGAGAATCCACGTGCTCAAGAGCTCTTCCAGACGACGGATCTCGGAAAACCCCGCAGCAACCGCAGCCTGCGCGTCAGACTCACTTCGCCCCACAGCCGTAATCTTGACCAACGTGCCCATCTGCATCTGGGCTCTGGTGACCACGACCGACTCCTGGCCAGATAGAACTCCCGCACAGCCGAAGAAGAGGCCAGCCAGCAACGTCAGACAGCACGTCTGGATATAGAGCAACTTTCTTAACGGCTTGAAACGCATGAATTCCCCTCCATAAATGGCAACGAATTATAGGGCATGAGAGGGACTAATGCACTGTTTCCTCCTTGCAAATAGGCATTTACACCCTACTTGACAAAGAAGCCATTTGTGAGATATTAATAATCGTTCTCAATTTCATTTAGACAGAAAAGCGACCGATCATGGCCAGCGCGACGCCTCAGATAAACCACCCAACCGATTGCGGCGAAACCCGCTGCGAGTGCGGGCAATTGATTGCCAAGGTGTGCGGGCAAGGGCTGGAGCTCAAGTGCAAGCGCTGCAAGCGCATTGTCGTGATCCCCTTCTCTGCCATTCAAGGATGGAGCACGGCCACATCATGATCGACCGATCCCTGTCTGCTCAAAAAAGACCAGAGACCAGCGAGTCCCGAGTCAAACCATCACCCCTATTTTTCTCATGGAGGTTTGCAATGAGGATACGCTCAATCCTCGGGGCTCTCGTACTCGCCAGCTTGCCGGTCATGCCGGCCATGGCAGAAAACATGACCCCGGAAGACATCAAGAAATTAGTCGATGAAGCAGTCAACAAGCGGATGCAGGATTACGAGCGCCGCGACGGCGCCTCCGAACGCCGAGAAGGAACCGTAAGCCAAACCAACGAACCAGGCATAGGCTCGCTTCCGGAAGTTGGCAAGGATCTCCGTACGGAAAAACAGCAGGCCTTGTCTTTTAGTTCATCCGGCTCAGGCCGCCTGGTCTATGCCAAACCCTTCGTCGCAGCACCAAAGGCCATTGTCGGCGGCTACATGGATATCCAATATCGAAGCCACCGCAAGGGTGTCCTGGAAACCGGCGACTACAAGGATATCAA
Proteins encoded:
- a CDS encoding energy transducer TonB, translating into MTAAGPQHSGFRKGSHVQGWVVSLLLHGAVVLGAILLMKQIQLATQEKPFKWDVSLVSPTEPVTPEASPSSQAQAQPAPAPSLQQTVPAQQPQSPQPPAPQTTPSITERTVTPVVPKTPVSPPPQPAEPIKHETVAPMVTEAPAVRKPTEAPVTVPAKPAAQTPPPAPPAILEQTAKPDVVPTQTAAIAPAPANEPTKRDYGWLSEAILRRVEELKRYPAAARIDRAEGRVVVKAVINEDGSVGEIEVAQSSGFPSLDKAAMETIRQAAPFHLPHPLGRPRLTIKIPISYRLDR
- a CDS encoding FAD:protein FMN transferase, which codes for MRFKPLRKLLYIQTCCLTLLAGLFFGCAGVLSGQESVVVTRAQMQMGTLVKITAVGRSESDAQAAVAAGFSEIRRLEELLSTWILTSELSRVNAAAGVMPVPVSLDTLTVVQRAMQAAEMTGGGFNIAIGPAVDAWRVTEAQRIPAASELEALRSLVDLRAVHVNERDRTIYLEKIGMRIDVGGIGKGYAADQAVTAMQKAGAAAGVVALSGDIKTFGRLPGGKPFPVGIQHPRQEGAVLAWIDLQDEAISTAGDYERFFERDGVRYHHILDPLTLQPARACQSVTVIAKEGVWADGLDTGIFVMGAEPGMRLVEALPDVEAVIVDRDGLVHVSSGLRDRIRKP